In Shouchella patagoniensis, the following are encoded in one genomic region:
- a CDS encoding YhgE/Pip domain-containing protein: protein MKQVWQIVKQDMLNLKRVPLVALLLVGLAFLPSLYAWFNIAATWDPYSNTGQIKVAVVNEDQGAEVDGEQIHVGDELVTNLRDNDQMGWRFVEREEAEEGVKKGDYYASVYIGSDFSEQLTSVLDGSPAAPVVHYEVNEKMNAIAPKMTSAGASAVVSQISEQFLAEASEALFTQFNEIGIELENELPTIRRLEQQIFNLEERFPEINELGSKITELDDDWPNIKEKLEQVMGIEERFPEINQGAGYVLELEERLPEIHTLANQLNDLEEMIPEIEEAADQIITIGNRFGEIETELNEALEMVRTAEEGIARAQSALPKAGSIVENTEGYIESIQDVLSELEGSVDPLVDVIEQQARFVEQASAAVLTAIDQVESGESTDVMLEQLSAINETLSANEAALTNAIDFLTELNEPLPSNDLLPLIESLTSTRDQVNQLQGSVQSAMGTLESGGELDSAALEEIKERAKTAESSAQTVQGYFSNGGSETIKSAIREVQSEAASAAQDLEDMKDRLPDLGELLEQAAAISLTGEEQLQQLLDDFPAIEERINEGIAFIETELPKAVAAIERVNSFMEEDFPAIEERIHQAASFIRDDLPVLEEEFSLMVDKLEENLPGFEEALGEVSSFVATQLPDLEETVGDVAERIRDFEQNNDLEEIIGLLKNDIEEESAFFKEPVELEEEQLYPVPNYGSANAPFYTALSLWVGSLLLSNLLKTDVHPLDMREEYKVHHVYFGRLILFLLVSLFQALIVSIGNLLILGTYAAHPVWFVVFTVIVGFVFMTIVYTLASVFGNIGKAMAIIFMVLQLSGAGGTFPIQVAPPFFQAINPFLPFTYAINLLREAVGGIVPGAVWLNVGVLMLFFVLALLFGFVMKKPLAKRMEQTTAKSRSSRMID from the coding sequence ATGAAGCAAGTATGGCAAATTGTAAAACAAGATATGCTCAACTTAAAGCGCGTCCCTCTTGTGGCGCTTTTGCTCGTTGGTCTTGCCTTTCTGCCATCTCTTTACGCTTGGTTTAATATTGCTGCTACATGGGATCCATATAGCAACACAGGTCAAATCAAAGTGGCTGTCGTAAATGAAGACCAAGGTGCAGAGGTTGATGGAGAACAAATTCATGTGGGTGATGAATTAGTGACAAACCTCCGTGATAACGACCAGATGGGCTGGCGTTTTGTAGAGAGGGAAGAAGCTGAAGAAGGTGTTAAGAAAGGTGATTATTACGCAAGTGTGTACATCGGAAGTGACTTCTCAGAACAATTAACGAGCGTGTTGGATGGATCTCCTGCAGCTCCTGTTGTTCATTATGAAGTGAACGAGAAGATGAACGCAATTGCGCCAAAAATGACATCCGCTGGAGCATCCGCTGTTGTCAGTCAAATTTCTGAACAGTTTTTGGCAGAAGCGTCTGAAGCCCTATTTACACAGTTTAATGAAATTGGAATTGAACTTGAGAATGAGCTACCAACAATTCGGCGACTCGAACAGCAAATCTTTAACCTAGAAGAACGCTTTCCAGAAATAAATGAGCTTGGTTCAAAGATTACGGAACTGGATGATGACTGGCCTAATATAAAAGAAAAGCTTGAACAAGTGATGGGAATTGAGGAACGATTCCCGGAGATTAACCAAGGTGCTGGGTACGTACTGGAACTCGAAGAACGACTTCCGGAAATACACACGTTAGCCAATCAATTAAATGATTTGGAAGAAATGATCCCCGAAATTGAAGAGGCGGCTGACCAAATCATAACAATTGGAAACCGCTTTGGAGAAATTGAAACAGAGTTGAATGAAGCGCTTGAGATGGTACGCACAGCAGAAGAGGGGATTGCGCGCGCTCAATCAGCGTTACCCAAAGCCGGAAGTATTGTGGAAAATACGGAAGGTTATATTGAGTCCATTCAGGATGTTTTATCTGAACTAGAGGGGTCAGTCGATCCACTTGTTGATGTGATTGAACAGCAGGCACGATTTGTTGAGCAGGCATCTGCTGCCGTGTTAACTGCAATTGACCAAGTGGAAAGCGGAGAGTCAACAGATGTGATGCTTGAGCAACTGAGCGCTATTAATGAGACGTTAAGCGCAAATGAAGCGGCGCTGACAAATGCGATTGATTTCTTAACAGAATTAAATGAACCCTTACCCTCAAACGATTTACTGCCATTAATTGAATCGCTTACTAGTACGAGGGATCAGGTTAATCAATTACAAGGTAGTGTGCAATCAGCTATGGGCACGCTTGAATCTGGTGGGGAACTCGATTCCGCTGCATTAGAGGAAATAAAAGAACGAGCAAAAACGGCTGAATCCAGTGCGCAAACGGTTCAAGGCTATTTTTCAAATGGTGGTTCAGAAACGATTAAGTCAGCGATAAGAGAAGTCCAATCGGAAGCTGCCTCTGCTGCTCAAGATTTAGAAGACATGAAAGACCGGTTACCTGATTTAGGAGAGTTATTGGAACAAGCGGCAGCGATTAGTTTAACAGGAGAAGAGCAATTGCAGCAGTTGCTCGATGACTTTCCTGCAATTGAAGAACGAATCAATGAAGGCATCGCTTTTATTGAAACGGAACTTCCAAAAGCAGTAGCTGCCATTGAACGTGTAAATTCATTTATGGAAGAGGATTTTCCAGCGATTGAAGAGCGGATTCATCAGGCAGCATCGTTTATCCGTGATGATTTACCAGTCCTTGAGGAAGAATTTTCATTAATGGTCGATAAGCTCGAAGAGAATTTACCCGGATTTGAAGAAGCGCTTGGAGAGGTATCCTCTTTTGTAGCTACACAGTTACCTGATTTAGAAGAGACAGTTGGCGATGTGGCAGAACGAATCCGTGATTTTGAACAAAATAATGATCTTGAAGAAATTATTGGGCTCCTAAAAAATGATATCGAAGAAGAGAGTGCCTTTTTTAAAGAGCCTGTTGAGCTTGAAGAAGAGCAACTGTATCCAGTGCCAAACTATGGATCGGCAAATGCACCATTTTATACGGCACTATCCTTATGGGTAGGCTCTCTGTTGCTATCAAACTTGCTTAAAACCGATGTGCATCCGCTTGATATGCGTGAAGAATATAAGGTCCACCATGTGTACTTCGGGCGATTAATCTTATTCTTACTTGTGAGCCTATTTCAAGCTCTAATTGTTAGCATTGGGAACTTATTGATTCTTGGAACCTATGCAGCCCATCCTGTTTGGTTTGTTGTTTTTACAGTAATCGTTGGGTTTGTGTTTATGACAATTGTCTATACGCTTGCATCCGTGTTTGGAAACATTGGAAAAGCGATGGCGATTATCTTTATGGTCCTCCAGCTATCAGGGGCAGGCGGGACGTTCCCTATTCAAGTCGCACCACCGTTTTTTCAAGCAATTAATCCATTCCTGCCATTTACGTATGCAATTAACTTGCTACGAGAAGCAGTTGGCGGTATCGTGCCGGGGGCTGTCTGGTTAAATGTAGGCGTATTAATGCTTTTCTTTGTACTTGCATTATTATTTGGATTTGTGATGAAAAAACCATTGGCAAAACGAATGGAACAAACAACAGCGAAATCTCGCTCAAGTCGAATGATTGATTAA
- a CDS encoding flagellar hook-basal body protein, protein MISGFASAATLNQLQKKIDTISNNIANANTPGFKGRSVTFADVLSSEYLNQPNESRLTPHGLRVGTGSKPAQTQLSTAQGALQETGRELDFALTEPNLFYTIETGAGERLTRDGSFYYSETPGGILQLVTKNGDRVLNEVGEPMTLPANTSSLEWRGGQLVAQLADGREQAIGTFGITRVDRPQALEAVGENQFSAESVGVYAEAIGPATEQIQQKSIEAANVDIGQEMADLMATQRQMQFQARAFTFSDDMAGLVNTIRR, encoded by the coding sequence ATGATTTCGGGATTTGCTTCGGCAGCAACGCTTAATCAGTTGCAAAAAAAAATAGATACGATCTCAAATAATATCGCGAATGCCAATACTCCAGGTTTTAAAGGGCGTTCTGTAACATTTGCTGATGTGTTATCATCAGAATATCTAAACCAGCCAAATGAAAGTCGTCTAACACCTCATGGTCTGCGTGTTGGGACTGGCTCAAAGCCTGCGCAGACACAGCTTTCCACTGCACAAGGAGCTTTACAAGAGACCGGTCGTGAACTGGATTTTGCCTTGACCGAACCTAACCTCTTCTATACTATTGAGACAGGAGCAGGTGAGCGTTTAACAAGAGACGGGTCATTTTACTATTCTGAAACACCTGGAGGAATTCTTCAGCTAGTAACGAAAAATGGCGACCGTGTTCTTAATGAAGTAGGGGAACCAATGACACTTCCCGCAAACACATCATCCCTTGAGTGGAGAGGCGGCCAATTAGTCGCCCAACTCGCTGATGGTAGAGAACAAGCCATCGGAACATTTGGTATAACGCGAGTTGATCGGCCCCAAGCTCTTGAAGCAGTTGGTGAGAATCAGTTCTCCGCTGAATCGGTAGGTGTATACGCTGAAGCGATTGGTCCAGCTACAGAACAGATCCAACAAAAATCAATTGAAGCTGCCAATGTCGATATTGGCCAGGAAATGGCTGATCTTATGGCAACTCAACGCCAAATGCAATTTCAGGCAAGAGCGTTTACGTTCTCAGATGATATGGCTGGACTCGTAAACACTATTCGCCGTTAA
- a CDS encoding alpha/beta hydrolase, translating into MALLQMQFLSEAIGKQTSVSILLPDDIQPPYKTLYLFHGWSDDHSAWMRHSAIEQYAKREQIAVIMPDVGLSYYTDMVYGGRYYTYISKELPARMEREFSLSTKREDRYVAGLSMGGFGALKWALNEPNHFAAAASFSGALIIEELLKIHKQTGNHTRKPFMQAIFGKELNVEATGGNLIKRIETQTKALPPLYQYCGTEDFVYDLNRLFRDQARSLHADIYYQEGPGDHTWDYWDARIDEWLHQLRTDNLL; encoded by the coding sequence TTGGCACTGTTACAAATGCAATTCTTATCTGAAGCAATCGGAAAACAAACGTCGGTTTCCATTCTACTACCAGATGACATACAACCACCTTATAAGACGCTCTATTTATTTCATGGATGGAGTGACGACCATTCTGCTTGGATGCGTCATTCAGCCATCGAACAATATGCCAAACGCGAACAAATTGCCGTTATTATGCCAGACGTAGGTCTTAGTTATTATACAGACATGGTATATGGGGGGCGTTATTATACATACATTTCGAAAGAACTCCCTGCCCGTATGGAACGTGAATTTTCTCTTTCCACTAAGAGAGAAGATCGTTATGTCGCCGGATTGTCGATGGGCGGCTTTGGTGCGTTAAAATGGGCATTAAACGAACCAAATCACTTCGCAGCTGCCGCAAGTTTTTCAGGCGCATTGATCATTGAGGAACTATTAAAGATCCATAAGCAAACAGGCAACCATACGCGTAAGCCGTTTATGCAAGCAATCTTCGGCAAAGAATTAAATGTTGAAGCGACTGGCGGGAACTTAATTAAACGTATCGAAACACAAACAAAAGCCCTCCCCCCGCTATATCAATACTGCGGAACGGAAGACTTTGTTTACGACTTGAATCGACTCTTTCGTGACCAAGCAAGATCGCTTCATGCCGACATTTACTACCAAGAAGGCCCTGGTGACCATACATGGGATTACTGGGATGCACGTATCGATGAGTGGTTGCATCAATTGCGCACAGACAACTTACTCTAA
- a CDS encoding arylamine N-acetyltransferase: MRWKTTYLETLRLKVEKPSLLFLEKITTSHLNQFPFENISKLLKQDKEPNIPSPSELLHNRLIYHTGGTCYTLNANLFQLLKALKFNCRLLQVGGVHLAILVFFADEMYYVDCGATAPNFKPLLLENKKIERAFEQDQVFITPTGDQSFEYKRYLNGAQSGSTWSFRTDQLNTTIEDFTEIMNDSFAEDAPFMTILRCHLYQLDQKRSVSLVNDKFTIRFQEGGAETVKLHSIEEVEKVISQEFRLPNLPIRQAIEGLKKRGHDIFAH; the protein is encoded by the coding sequence ATGAGATGGAAGACAACTTATTTAGAAACATTACGACTCAAAGTAGAAAAACCTTCGCTTTTATTTTTAGAGAAAATTACAACCTCTCATTTAAATCAGTTTCCGTTTGAAAACATTAGCAAGTTACTCAAACAAGACAAGGAACCAAATATACCTTCACCATCAGAGCTCCTCCACAATCGTTTAATCTACCATACAGGAGGCACTTGCTATACATTAAACGCCAACCTCTTCCAACTCTTAAAAGCACTAAAATTTAATTGCCGACTGCTTCAAGTCGGAGGGGTTCATTTAGCTATTTTAGTCTTCTTTGCAGATGAGATGTATTATGTGGATTGTGGAGCGACCGCACCAAACTTCAAACCACTCCTCTTAGAAAACAAAAAAATTGAACGTGCTTTTGAACAAGATCAAGTCTTTATTACACCTACAGGAGACCAATCTTTCGAATACAAACGGTATTTGAATGGAGCGCAGAGCGGAAGCACATGGTCATTTCGTACAGATCAACTAAACACGACGATTGAAGACTTTACAGAAATTATGAACGATTCCTTTGCCGAAGACGCTCCATTTATGACGATCCTCCGCTGCCACCTCTATCAACTTGATCAGAAACGTAGTGTTTCACTAGTTAATGACAAATTCACGATCCGTTTCCAAGAAGGAGGGGCAGAAACAGTAAAACTGCATTCAATCGAAGAGGTAGAAAAAGTGATCTCACAAGAGTTCCGCTTACCTAACTTACCAATCCGCCAAGCAATTGAGGGCTTAAAGAAAAGAGGACATGATATCTTTGCACATTAA
- a CDS encoding DNA-directed RNA polymerase subunit beta, producing the protein MATEDPDKTKRSSLQSEQDSSDELTKEGKQNENMNVTSNEAPRAESDKEDGNGTNKKAQSSAQREDEEKKELPIIQEETRPAVQEGLGSEDGELLVDDDNSPAEGGSVPLTSDEQKQIELEGEAQPLLEDGQKEEQVASRIKRKEEQRLLEEEEKERHSYPYKRERIRLIPIWLRLIIIVVLGGAALMAGLIIGFGVIGNGDNVWDVLNPELWYGIIDTIRGD; encoded by the coding sequence TTGGCAACAGAAGATCCAGACAAAACGAAGCGCTCTTCTTTGCAATCAGAGCAAGATTCTAGCGATGAATTGACAAAAGAAGGTAAACAGAACGAAAACATGAACGTTACAAGTAACGAGGCGCCACGAGCCGAGTCAGATAAAGAAGATGGAAATGGTACGAATAAAAAAGCTCAATCTTCAGCTCAAAGAGAAGATGAAGAGAAAAAAGAGTTGCCTATCATTCAGGAAGAGACAAGACCTGCCGTTCAGGAGGGGCTTGGATCAGAAGACGGCGAATTACTCGTCGATGATGATAATTCTCCTGCCGAGGGTGGCTCTGTCCCTTTGACATCTGATGAACAGAAACAAATTGAGCTTGAGGGCGAAGCGCAACCTCTTTTAGAGGATGGTCAAAAAGAAGAACAGGTTGCAAGTCGTATTAAGCGCAAAGAAGAGCAGCGTTTACTGGAAGAAGAAGAAAAAGAACGTCACTCTTACCCTTATAAACGCGAGCGAATTCGTTTAATTCCCATATGGCTCCGTCTGATTATTATAGTTGTATTAGGAGGAGCAGCCTTAATGGCTGGTCTGATTATTGGTTTTGGGGTTATAGGGAATGGAGACAACGTATGGGATGTTCTAAACCCGGAATTATGGTATGGCATTATTGATACGATTCGAGGAGACTGA
- a CDS encoding C40 family peptidase, giving the protein MQKSTLNKMLFSSAIIAGVVAVAPQEADAALGDRTLKQGMSHSDVTELQNVLKEKGFFTYGTSTGYFGTYTRDAVRAYQKENNLAVDGIAGPQTLGSLKGKSVSAPNSSNASNGGNSAPASNTSLMRIGSQGSNVTALQDKLRSLGFFNQSSTGYYGTVTRDAIRNYQKANGLQVDGIAGPQTQSALNGNSSTSAPSKPSESKPVSTNTTLRIGNQGGQVTDLQKQLRSLGYLNENATGYFGEATRSAVREFQRTNGLQVDGIAGPQTLSKLNNNPAPVNKNQSSNNQNTNNNNNSSNPSNSSGLVSGLVSSANSAIGVPYAWGGTSMSGFDCSGLIQYIFRQNGVSVPRTAAEQWNAGTSVSSPSVGDIVFFETYKSGPSHNGIYIGNNKFIHAGSSGGVAVADLNNSYWNPRYLGAKRLH; this is encoded by the coding sequence TTGCAAAAATCAACTTTAAACAAAATGCTATTTTCGTCTGCTATTATTGCTGGGGTCGTGGCTGTGGCACCTCAAGAAGCAGATGCAGCACTTGGCGACCGTACTCTTAAACAAGGCATGTCTCATTCTGATGTGACTGAACTACAAAATGTACTTAAAGAAAAAGGTTTCTTTACATATGGCACTTCAACAGGCTACTTTGGCACATATACACGTGATGCAGTGCGTGCATACCAAAAAGAGAACAATTTAGCAGTCGATGGCATTGCGGGACCGCAAACACTTGGTTCTCTAAAAGGGAAAAGCGTATCTGCTCCAAACTCTTCAAATGCTTCGAATGGTGGCAATAGTGCGCCAGCAAGTAATACAAGCCTTATGCGCATCGGGAGTCAAGGTAGTAATGTAACAGCGCTTCAAGATAAGCTCCGTTCGCTTGGCTTTTTTAACCAGTCTTCTACAGGATATTATGGCACGGTCACGCGTGATGCGATTCGGAATTATCAAAAGGCGAATGGCTTGCAAGTGGATGGTATTGCAGGACCGCAAACGCAGTCAGCTTTAAATGGTAATAGCTCTACGTCTGCTCCATCAAAACCATCTGAAAGTAAGCCGGTTTCAACAAACACAACTCTTCGCATCGGCAACCAAGGTGGTCAAGTAACAGATTTACAGAAGCAGCTCCGTTCGCTCGGTTATCTAAATGAAAATGCAACAGGTTACTTTGGCGAAGCAACGCGTTCTGCTGTACGTGAATTCCAACGTACAAACGGCTTGCAAGTGGATGGTATCGCTGGACCGCAGACGCTTTCAAAGTTAAATAATAACCCTGCACCAGTAAACAAAAATCAATCGTCAAATAACCAAAACACTAACAATAACAACAACTCTTCGAACCCCTCAAATTCGAGTGGACTTGTTTCAGGACTTGTTTCATCGGCTAATTCTGCAATTGGCGTACCATATGCATGGGGCGGGACGTCGATGTCCGGTTTCGATTGCAGTGGTTTGATCCAGTATATTTTCCGTCAAAATGGCGTTAGTGTACCTCGTACTGCAGCGGAACAATGGAATGCTGGTACATCTGTTAGTTCGCCGAGTGTAGGCGATATCGTCTTTTTTGAAACATATAAATCGGGTCCTTCTCATAATGGTATTTACATTGGCAATAACAAGTTTATCCATGCTGGATCATCTGGCGGTGTTGCTGTTGCTGACTTGAACAATAGCTATTGGAACCCAAGATACCTTGGCGCAAAGCGTCTTCACTAA
- the fabZ gene encoding 3-hydroxyacyl-ACP dehydratase FabZ, whose product MLNIEEIKALIPHRYPFLLVDKVVELEAGKSAVGIKNVTANEEFFNGHFPSYAVMPGVLIVESLAQVAGLTVAKAHEGTDKIGLFAAIDGCKFKRPVRPGDQLRLEVEITRMKGPVVKAKGVAYVEGEVAAQADMTFAFKEA is encoded by the coding sequence ATGTTAAATATCGAGGAAATTAAAGCATTAATACCCCACCGCTACCCTTTTTTATTGGTGGATAAAGTGGTTGAACTGGAAGCAGGAAAAAGCGCTGTTGGAATAAAGAATGTGACGGCAAATGAAGAGTTTTTTAATGGACACTTCCCGAGCTATGCTGTTATGCCAGGAGTGTTAATTGTTGAATCACTTGCACAAGTGGCTGGGTTAACCGTAGCAAAAGCCCATGAAGGGACAGACAAAATTGGTTTATTTGCCGCCATTGATGGCTGTAAATTTAAAAGGCCAGTCCGCCCCGGTGATCAACTACGTTTAGAAGTTGAGATTACAAGGATGAAAGGCCCGGTTGTAAAAGCAAAGGGTGTTGCTTATGTGGAAGGTGAAGTTGCAGCACAGGCGGATATGACATTTGCATTTAAAGAGGCTTAA
- a CDS encoding spore germination protein gives METLEEVLKKARKSGDFIEETERSKSGQVMQIYYFQSMVDMQKIGPRVFWAIKQLEVFTYDLVKNALYTANIQHCRDAEHADLELLRGSLLLRFIAGGKPCNLLVDLAYQEDREITVPEIEFSVFGSKESFIETVEVNINLLRRRIPSTDLYMKKFTVGSGSKTSVYVVYCHSIANAENVQTVIQRITDLQLDQLPDSSTLLQVLEDSSSVFPQIKIYRKARSNCFSFNGREKLIQLDLVLVKSNEKG, from the coding sequence ATGGAAACGCTCGAAGAAGTATTAAAAAAGGCTAGAAAATCTGGAGATTTTATTGAGGAAACCGAGCGTAGTAAAAGTGGTCAGGTGATGCAAATCTATTATTTTCAATCAATGGTTGATATGCAAAAAATTGGACCGAGAGTTTTTTGGGCAATAAAGCAACTGGAAGTTTTTACATATGACCTTGTGAAAAATGCGCTTTATACCGCGAATATCCAGCACTGTCGTGATGCAGAACATGCCGACCTCGAACTGTTGAGAGGAAGTCTGCTCTTACGGTTTATAGCAGGCGGCAAACCATGCAATCTCCTTGTTGACTTGGCGTATCAAGAGGATAGGGAAATAACTGTTCCGGAAATAGAGTTTAGTGTGTTTGGTTCCAAGGAATCGTTTATCGAAACGGTAGAGGTAAATATTAATTTACTACGCAGGAGAATTCCATCCACCGATTTATATATGAAGAAATTTACGGTCGGTTCAGGTTCAAAGACAAGTGTGTATGTTGTTTATTGTCATTCGATTGCAAATGCGGAAAATGTCCAGACGGTCATTCAGCGAATTACTGATTTGCAATTGGATCAGTTGCCTGACTCGTCAACATTGCTCCAAGTGCTAGAAGATAGTTCTTCTGTATTCCCACAAATCAAGATATACAGAAAGGCCAGATCGAACTGCTTCAGCTTTAATGGAAGGGAAAAATTGATCCAATTGGATTTGGTGCTCGTCAAATCGAACGAGAAGGGATGA
- a CDS encoding agmatinase family protein, which yields MGEMIYGNTPPFLGAKNGTVEEIEDVDVIVYGVPWEGAVTWGDYTGCELGPKVMRLSSGRYSGYLPELNHIDVFEHLQLADLGDVDVVPADVDESMRRIQAFAKGVWKTGKFPLALGGDHGITYPIVAGLAEQHPGKKIGILHLDAHYDNMPHHEGAKYARSTPFARLYEHESVRNESLLHIGIHGPRNKPETGKYAQQSGAKTFTINDIKEASDLRAFAANLYEKAAEDVDMVYLSICSDVLDVAFNPGGPIDTNGLSSYELLTLVHEFASRGIVGMDFVEVYPQQDTNNVSSHFASTLALYALAGHVKALQS from the coding sequence ATGGGTGAAATGATCTATGGGAATACCCCACCATTTCTTGGCGCAAAAAATGGGACGGTGGAAGAGATTGAAGATGTGGATGTGATTGTTTATGGTGTCCCTTGGGAAGGGGCAGTCACTTGGGGAGACTACACAGGCTGTGAGTTAGGTCCAAAAGTGATGCGTCTGTCTTCAGGGAGGTACTCTGGTTATTTACCGGAACTTAACCATATTGATGTGTTTGAACATTTACAGCTTGCAGACTTAGGTGATGTGGATGTTGTACCTGCTGATGTAGATGAGTCGATGCGACGCATTCAAGCCTTTGCGAAAGGTGTTTGGAAAACGGGCAAATTTCCTTTAGCGCTAGGCGGAGATCATGGCATTACTTATCCAATTGTAGCCGGTCTTGCTGAACAGCATCCAGGTAAAAAAATCGGTATCTTGCATTTAGATGCTCATTATGACAACATGCCCCATCATGAGGGTGCGAAATATGCTCGATCAACGCCGTTTGCTCGCTTATATGAGCATGAGTCAGTACGAAATGAAAGCTTGCTTCATATTGGAATACATGGACCGAGAAATAAACCTGAAACTGGGAAATATGCACAGCAATCTGGTGCGAAAACGTTTACGATAAACGACATTAAGGAAGCTTCCGATTTACGTGCTTTTGCAGCAAATTTATATGAAAAAGCAGCAGAAGATGTGGATATGGTATACCTCTCTATCTGTAGTGATGTCTTGGATGTTGCGTTTAATCCAGGTGGCCCAATCGATACAAACGGATTAAGTTCATATGAGCTTTTAACGCTTGTCCACGAGTTTGCATCAAGAGGGATCGTCGGTATGGATTTTGTAGAAGTATATCCGCAACAAGATACCAATAATGTTTCGTCCCACTTTGCTTCAACGCTTGCGCTGTATGCACTTGCTGGCCATGTGAAAGCATTGCAATCATAA
- a CDS encoding FMN-dependent NADH-azoreductase, whose translation MSTIQWKSYSFLHQEVFSLKTVLMINASDRLEQGVSVKMYNQFLKTYKLEHPEDTVMELNLFKEELPYYGNDAITAQYKKARGMELDTNEKTLVETIEGYQEQFMKADKVVFSFPLWNFTVPAPMITYLSYLAQAGKTFRYTETGPVGLVGDKTMALLTARGGLYSEGTPMESAEMAMKLVRQTVSLWGIINPTELVIEGHNAAPDQSETIIETGLGQVREAAAQF comes from the coding sequence ATGAGTACGATACAATGGAAATCGTATTCTTTTTTACATCAGGAGGTTTTTTCATTGAAAACAGTATTAATGATTAACGCAAGCGACCGCTTAGAACAGGGCGTAAGCGTAAAAATGTACAATCAATTTCTAAAGACATATAAATTGGAGCATCCCGAAGATACAGTAATGGAGCTTAACTTGTTTAAGGAAGAACTTCCTTATTACGGAAATGACGCGATTACAGCTCAATATAAAAAAGCCCGGGGTATGGAGCTAGATACAAACGAAAAAACGCTGGTTGAGACGATTGAAGGGTATCAGGAACAGTTTATGAAAGCTGATAAAGTTGTTTTCTCCTTTCCTCTTTGGAATTTCACCGTGCCAGCCCCAATGATTACCTACTTATCTTATTTAGCACAAGCGGGTAAAACATTCCGATATACAGAAACGGGACCAGTTGGACTAGTTGGAGATAAAACGATGGCTTTGTTGACAGCGCGTGGGGGGCTTTATTCAGAAGGAACACCGATGGAAAGTGCGGAAATGGCGATGAAACTTGTCCGTCAAACGGTTTCACTTTGGGGCATTATCAACCCGACAGAACTTGTTATTGAAGGGCATAACGCTGCACCAGACCAGTCTGAAACAATTATAGAAACTGGTCTTGGCCAGGTAAGAGAAGCAGCGGCACAGTTTTAA
- a CDS encoding flagellar hook-basal body protein — MLKGFYTAASGMLSAQYRQNMLTHNLANAETPGFKADQGVARSFPTMLMQANSSQAGNLQNKQPIGALSTAVYMQEQLTNIRQGDVRQTGSATDLALLQAGTTDNQAVLFSVATENGERYTRNGNFQTDAEGRLATASGYLVQGIDGNPIQVDGDSFQVESGGTVLVDGEDRGTIQVVFAENTNILEKDGDGLYRTEEEPLPTAYGNGAIAFQLQQQALENSNVDTAQTMNEMLSTYRMFEANQKVLQAYDHSLEKAVNEVGRLT, encoded by the coding sequence ATGTTAAAGGGATTCTATACGGCGGCAAGCGGCATGCTTTCTGCTCAGTACCGTCAAAATATGCTTACTCATAATTTAGCAAACGCAGAAACACCTGGCTTTAAAGCCGATCAAGGTGTAGCACGTTCATTTCCAACGATGCTTATGCAAGCGAACTCAAGTCAAGCAGGGAACTTGCAAAATAAACAACCTATTGGCGCGCTTTCAACGGCTGTATACATGCAAGAACAGCTCACAAACATTCGCCAAGGAGATGTAAGACAGACAGGCAGTGCAACAGACCTTGCCTTACTGCAAGCCGGCACAACAGACAATCAAGCAGTGTTGTTTAGTGTCGCGACAGAAAACGGTGAGCGTTATACACGAAACGGCAATTTTCAAACGGATGCAGAAGGTCGATTAGCAACAGCAAGCGGCTATTTGGTTCAAGGAATTGACGGTAACCCGATTCAAGTTGATGGCGATTCGTTTCAAGTAGAATCAGGTGGGACGGTTCTTGTAGATGGCGAAGATCGTGGTACGATTCAAGTTGTGTTTGCGGAAAATACAAACATCCTTGAAAAGGATGGAGATGGTCTCTATCGAACGGAAGAGGAGCCGCTACCTACCGCCTATGGCAATGGTGCAATCGCTTTTCAATTGCAACAACAAGCACTTGAAAACAGCAATGTGGATACAGCTCAAACAATGAATGAAATGTTAAGCACATACAGAATGTTTGAAGCAAACCAAAAGGTACTGCAAGCTTATGATCACAGTTTAGAAAAAGCGGTTAATGAAGTTGGCCGTTTAACGTAG